GCCATTCAGCCACCTCCTTGGGTCACGGCAACACGACGGCGTATGCCTCAGCGTTCTATTTCCCCTGGCGAAAGAGGTTCAGGAACCTATCTTCGTACTCCTGAAACAGCCCCCACCTCCTCAGCTCCACCTCCAGTTCGTGCACTTTAGCCCTGTCTTCCCTGGCCTCCTCGAAAAGCCTCTCAATTGTGTGTCTGGCATATCTGGGAATACCGCCGGTATCGGCATCCAGTAGTCTTCTAGCCCCAAACTCCATCACATTCCGCCTCAAGGAACTGCGTGTCATGTCGTGGATGAACTTCATCAGGCAGATATCCCACATCTCGTCAACACCTTTGATGATCGTCGCCAGGGGATTCCCTTCCCTATCTATCTTCTGAGCGATGTTGTGGATCACCGCCTCCATGGGGCTGGAGAGGACGTTGGTCTCCGCAGGTTCATTCCGGTAGCGATACAGAAGGCCGGCTTCATTGGGGCCGTGCTCCCGAACCAGGTACTCAGCGAATTCCTTGCCATGCTCAAAGCCTTCAAACAGATTCAGCAGATAGTAGGGCGTGACGATCTTCGGCCTCTCCGCAATCACCTTGCCCTCTCTCACCACCGTCTCTCCTTCCTTGCCTAATAGCTCCTTGTAAACGGGCTCGGTCAGCAGGTAGTAGTAGATATTGGTCACGCCGAAGGTGGCCAGAGTCTGCTCCGGAGCTCGCACCACCTCCGTGTGCTCTACCGCATATCGAATCCTGGCTTCATCTTCCATGGCGTCTTCCCTCAAGCGTAGCCACGCTCAATCATCATATCCACTAAACGAACAACCTCACGGCTTCGAAATTGCGCCTCACTTTGTCCTTTCCTTCCACAATGCTGCCGTACTCAGTAGAGTGGCCGGGGAGCAGGTATTCCACGTCAAGCGTTGCCAGCTTCTCAATGCTTTGCTTGAGCACAGTGATACTTCCCCCGGGGAAATCCGTCCGCCCCACGCTGGCATAGAATATCACATCACCCGTGATGAGCGCTTTCTTGTCAGGCCAGTAGATGCAGATGGAGCCTGGCGAATGCCCCGGGGTGTGCAGGATCTGCAGGTCTACTCTTTTCGTGCCTACGCCCAGGGTCAAATCGCCTTCCACCAGATAGATAAAGGGATCGAGCCTGGCTACCTCCATGCCAAACATGCCAAACATTCTCTCCCCCACTGCTTTGAAATACTCGGCCTCTTCTCTTGAAAGAGCGGTAAGGGCCTGGCTGAGCCTGCCCCTCCCCCTTTTTGGGGCGCTCTTCTGCACTATGGCCTCCGTGGCCTGACAGTGGTCGGGGTGGGTGTGAGTGTTGATTATCAGGCCGATGTCCTCGGCATTCAGCTTGTCTCTTTGCATTGCCGCCAGCAGGGAATCGAAGCAGGGTTCCCTCAGCTCGTTGACCACGAATCCTGGATCGACAATGACATGAGGCCGCTCGCCCCGCAGCATGTTGGCCAAAAGGTAGGTATTGCAGTTGTTTCCCCTGCCCTGCCAGATATAGCAGTACAGTTGTTCGTTTATTCTCCTGGCGTAGTGCGGCATCTTCCCCTGCTCCTTCCGACAACATCTTTTCTTTGAATCTAAATATAATTATAGCGTAAAATAGGAACGGCCATTGAACATGATAAAGGCGGTGTTGTTCGACTGGTTTGATACCCTGGCCCAATACCATCCGCTGCGTGACGAGATGCGGGCCAACGCTTGCCGTGACCTGGGCATTAAGGTGGACAAGGAAGAGCTAGCCCCAGGCATTGTCCTGGCTGACCACTATTATCTCGATGAGAACGGCCGCTCCCCTGTGAAGCAGCGCCCCCCGGAAGAGCAGATGGAAATTTATGTTCAGATGGAGCGCATTGTGCTGAAGCATGCTGGGGTGAACGTCTCCGACGAGGTTATCCTCAGCATAATGCAAGCGGTGTCCAAGACCTTCTCCAACAACCAGTTTGTGCTTTTCGAAGACGTGCTGCCTGCCTTTCGTCAGCTAAAGAAGTGGGAATTGACTCTGGGGATCATCTCTAATCTCGATCGCGACTTGAGGCCCATTTGTCAGGAACTGGGCATTGATTCCTATCTTGATTTGATACTGACGTCCAGGGAAGTCGGCCATGAAAAGCCCCACCCGCCTATCTTTTTGGCAGCCCTAGAGCGGGCAGGGGCGCAACCCGCAGAGACAATATACGTCGGTGACCACTATGACACTGATGTTGTTGGTGCCCAGAGGGTGGGCATGAAAGGCGTGCTTCTGGACCGCCATGACTTCTATCGCCGCCTCACCGGCTGCCATCGAATCAGGACACTGGCCGAACTGGTGCACTGCCTGTAGAGGCACCTGTCACAGAAAAAGCCTGCCGATCTGGTAGATCAGGGTGGCAACTGTCCAGCCCAATATCAGGCTATAGCCTATGGCAAAAGCAGCCCATTTCCAGGATTGGGTTTCCCTTTTGATCATGACCACCGTGGCAACACACGGAATGTAGATCAGGGAAAAGGCCATAAAGGCATAGGCCGTGAGGGCTGTCCAGTCAAGCTGGGCCTGCATGATGGTTCCCAGTCCCTCCCGCTCTGCCGAAAACAGGACACCAAAGGTGCCCACCACCGCTTCTTTAGCAAAGAAGCCAAAAAGCAGCGCTGTCGCCACCTGCCAATCGCCAAAGCCGCACAGCGTGAATATGGGTGCCAAAAAACGGCCGATATGGCCGATCCAGCTTGCCTCGCTGCCGTAGTCCACCCCCCACGGCATGCTGCCCAGGAACCAGATGAGTATCACCGCCCCGCAGATGATAGTCCCCGCCCTGATAAGGAACTCCTTGCCCCGCTCCCAAACGTGGATCGCTATCCCTGTAACAGTAGGCCAGCGATAGGCGGGAAGCTCCATCACGAAGTGGGCGCTCGGCCCAGCTA
This DNA window, taken from Chloroflexota bacterium, encodes the following:
- a CDS encoding MBL fold metallo-hydrolase, which translates into the protein MPHYARRINEQLYCYIWQGRGNNCNTYLLANMLRGERPHVIVDPGFVVNELREPCFDSLLAAMQRDKLNAEDIGLIINTHTHPDHCQATEAIVQKSAPKRGRGRLSQALTALSREEAEYFKAVGERMFGMFGMEVARLDPFIYLVEGDLTLGVGTKRVDLQILHTPGHSPGSICIYWPDKKALITGDVIFYASVGRTDFPGGSITVLKQSIEKLATLDVEYLLPGHSTEYGSIVEGKDKVRRNFEAVRLFV
- a CDS encoding HAD family hydrolase, which encodes MNMIKAVLFDWFDTLAQYHPLRDEMRANACRDLGIKVDKEELAPGIVLADHYYLDENGRSPVKQRPPEEQMEIYVQMERIVLKHAGVNVSDEVILSIMQAVSKTFSNNQFVLFEDVLPAFRQLKKWELTLGIISNLDRDLRPICQELGIDSYLDLILTSREVGHEKPHPPIFLAALERAGAQPAETIYVGDHYDTDVVGAQRVGMKGVLLDRHDFYRRLTGCHRIRTLAELVHCL